Part of the Paenibacillus kyungheensis genome, TCGGTAACTCCTGACAAAATATCAGCATGAAGCGATTCGTTCACCGGTTTAAGATTTTGTTGCATTTCTTTTCCCTGTTCTGTGATATATGTAAAATAAGCTCTTCGATCGGTAGGGCTTTCTTTTCGCTCCACTAGATGTTTCTTTTCCAATTGATCAATTAAACGAGTTACATTTGCAGAAGGTTTATCAAGCAGACTTGCTAACTCTTTTTGATTAATACCTTGTTTTTCTGTTAATTGATTCAATACTGCTGATTGCTCTGCTGTAATTTCAAATTCTTCAAATCGGTTGGTAGCTGTTTGTCTGAATTTACGGCCAATATTACTAATAAAAAATCCTATAGACTGTGCCATCCTCTATGTTGTCTCCCTTAAAGTTCAGAATATATGACTAGATGCAAATCACTTTAAAGTTCATTTTTCATTTTCTTGTGTATCTCTTATCGATTATAGTGAAGCTTTTTTTAAAATGCAAAAAAAAGACCTTATAGCTAGAGCTATAAGACCTTTTTTTGAATATAAAATAGCAGTTAAGCTTCAACAGGAATAGCTACAGCTAATGAACTTGCTGCTATACAATCACAAGCTAATTTGGCTTCAGCAAACATCGAATGAACAACTTGCTCTACACTCGTGATCTCTTTAACCAATCCTGCAATTTGCCCTGCCATAACTGATCCATTTTCAGTATCGCCTTCCAGTACTGCTTTGCGTAGCGAGCCTAATGCTAATTCTTCTAATTGATCTCGTGAAGCATGTTCTTGTTCTAATTTAATATATTCTAATGTCATTTTGTTTTTGATGCTACGTACAGGTGCACCTTGCGTACGTCCTG contains:
- a CDS encoding MarR family winged helix-turn-helix transcriptional regulator; amino-acid sequence: MAQSIGFFISNIGRKFRQTATNRFEEFEITAEQSAVLNQLTEKQGINQKELASLLDKPSANVTRLIDQLEKKHLVERKESPTDRRAYFTYITEQGKEMQQNLKPVNESLHADILSGVTEEELASFRKVLNIINENINKSPWNHF